ACAGGATTAACATACGCACTATTTTCCTTCTGGCGTCCACCCAGCTCTAGCAATGTACTCTACTCCTTCAAAGAGGATCTCGAAGGGCTGAACTAGCTCTTTATCCACAACATCTGCAATCTGTTGACAAAGCAGCAATTCAGTGACACTGAGATGAACCCCCACAACCAGTTTTTCATGCACGATGAGAGCCTGGACACAGAAGACTTTTTCTGTGCAGCTCATGCAATTTAGATTGTTCAGCCTTTGCAACACAGGGGACTGAACCCCATCTGCAGCCagaccccagcacagcaggagagctgcaCACTGCCAGtacagccagggctgggaccAGAGAAATCTGGACGCTGCTCACAAACCCATCATCCATCTCGCACAACTCATTTGAACTCTCAGTTCCCCCCCGTAAAGGGGAGGTAATTTGTACCGAGCTCTTTTGTAGGATTTTCATGGATAGGTGCTGAACATCCTGCATGACACCCAGTTACCAATGTGGTTCTAATTCATGATATGCAGTGCTGCAGTCTGCCGCTGCTGGGACTGGGAACAAGTCCCAGTGGTACCCAAAGTGTCCTGaaggctctccctgcccttcctggctGACACCAGCATCACTATCCCAGCAGGTGACTGCTGATGGCTGAAGTAGCTCAAGAGTTGGGAGAATTCCAATAATTTATGGCTGTAATGAATCTGTTTGATAAGATTAATTTCCCATCTGTCCAAAAATCTTGGACTGGGCTGTGGAAATTTCTCCATCTGTTTAAAAATCCCAGGGCAAAAGCAAAGTTCATCTCTTTCCATATGTTCATACTTTAGTAAGGTGATATACTGTATTTGCAATACAGTTTTCCCAATATCTGCAGCCAATCAAGAGATCAGTCACATAAGAAGGTGTAACCATCCACACCTACAacactctgctctgcagctgagttCACACACCAGTGGTAGCGAAGGAAAGCACAGCCTTGAGAAATACTGCTGCACACTGAGTATCTGCACAGGAATGAGCCAAGGGCACTGCCTCCAGAGAGGCCAGGAAGCCATTGCAACCAGGAAAGTTTCTTTGTACAGAACTGGAAAAtgaattttacaaaaaaaaaaaaatcatagcaatTATACGTATTTGGCAAACAAACAGAACATAGACTTACTCTGCCTTCTGCATTGATTGTCACTTCAGAGATCTTGAAAGTGACCTTTGGATTTGCTGTACCTATAAAAACAGATGTTAGCAGTCAAGCACCAATTGTTTGCTGTGCATTACTGTGGTGTTATTCATACAGGACTGGAAAAGGCAAACAGCAGAATGCTCTTTGATCAAATAGCCTCCCTGCATGTGTGAGAGACACCACAGAACCAAGAAACTGCAAACGTGAGGAGATTTAGAGGATGTAATCCTGCAAACAGACCAAGAACCACACTACTGTAACAGTCAGTCTTCTCTCCCACAATCAGTGGATGCATTTACAGGGTGAAAGTAAATGCTCAGGAGTgaatggaatagcaaagcaagcTTTGGTTCACTGTTTGGCTTTATTCCAAGGTGGTACATAGAAACTGATCCAGTGCTAAAGAGCATCAGTGAAAATCAAACACCTAAAAACCTACTGCCATCACTACTGCCATTATGATAATAAAGCTACATATTGTTTAAGGGATTTGAGCATTCGTTAGCTTGTTTCCTTTGCACTGAATAGAGCCACGGCAAAACACTCTCAGAAATCCGAGTGTTCACAAgcaccaaaaaaccacaaggtGTCACCTCTTTCTTCCCAGCCTCACATTGAGCCCTTGTCTCTCCTAGATACAAGCAGTAaatcaggaaaagcagaaatctttTCCAGTGAACTGGGGAATCTACAAGATCTGAATGAATTCTGCAGCTTGAGAATGTCAGCCAAACAGAAGGTATTTCTCCAAAAAATGAAGATTTCAGGAGTGAGGAAAGAGAGCAAACCACTGTTACCGGAGCAATGTGTTCCACTGTGACAGCAGGGACATCTCAGAAGGGTAGAACTGTTCAAACTTGCCCCACACCTGAGAGTGAATCAGCCCTCAGCAGGTCTGCTTAAATCCCACTTCCCTGCTTCCAGTGGCACTCCAAGCCTGCCCTCAGCCCTTCACTGCTGAAGCCTCCAGATCATCCACTGTCTTCAAATGTGACCACAGGTAGTTTTCCTGGCAGGCCGCAGCAGGACAGGTTTGCTGTTCAAAGTCCAAGAGCAATCCTGGAGATCAGAGTCCTCCAGAACTTGAActgccagggcagtgccagcagctaAACAGAAACCctcctaaaaccccaaaagGCTGTAAttctggagctgttccctcAGAAACACAGGATTGTAATGAGAATCAACTCGCCAGCAACTCAGGTCTGCCAGGATCCCAGAGAGTGGCTCAAACAGTGACAGTGAGAGAAGGTTTCTGCCAACTCCTGACCCCAGAGCCCCCAGTAACCACACGGCTGCAGTATCAGCACAGTCACCAGTGACTCATCCAGCCTCCAGAGCAGCTTCCCCAAACACATTTGCACCACCTGGACACCAATTCAAAGACAACTCAACACCTCTCTGCTCTAAGCTTGGAGAGTCACTGCTGCCAGGCACATGGAATAAAATAGGTGTCTTCCAGAAACATGGATGTAAAGTTTCAGGATCTCACCAGTTTTGGGGTACCGGAAGGAATCTGTTCTTCTTGTCTCCAGCATGGGTGATGTGACATGGATAATTTCTACCTCTGACTCATCATTTTCTTCATAAAGAATTTGAAGAACTTTACCCCCATCCAGTGCTGTAAATGAATTAACATTACCAAATTACAGAACAGAATTATCAGTTATTGCAGGCATCAGTATTCTCTCAGGAGCACAAGCAGATTGGAAGGATGAAGAAAAATCCAACAAAGCCTGTGATTcatgtttcattaaaataaaacactgagaCTCTTACAACTCCCACCACTGTTGTGAGAAGGGAAGTCTCTCCCCCCAGTGCTCACTAGGCCCCTGTAACCAGTCCCCGCTGCAGACAGCTCCAAAGGACGCCATTCCCAATTTGCATAAAGTAGGAGGAAGAGAGAGCTCTGCACTGGACAGGGCTTGTCACACACGCTGGATCCCCACACTTACTTGGCTGTGCCTTTGGGCACCACCAGTAGCCAGTGTATCTGTCAAactcctcctgcagcacaaaAGTAGCCACGCCAGCAGATTTTGGATCCTCCTCAACATTGGCCAGCTCTAAAAAAAGACACCAAAGAATTAGTTTGTGATGTGCTGCAGAACCAAACCAGTTCTGCATTatcccaaacacagcccaagtTCACCCCCAGGGAACCATTACATGATAATAAATCTGACTTCTCAGcagatttgttttctgcttccagCCTTCTGTGTTCATATATTAGGGAGGATTTAATCCTCTCTGACACGGCAGCTTCTTTTAGGAAAGGAAAGCCATTCTCTCTTCTTACTTGTACCTAATCAGGCTCTCAATTagtcaaagaaagaaaatgttctctCTACCTGAGTCCAGTGAATTGGAACTACAACttttaagaaaatcaaaaccccaaacctttctGAACAACGGAAACTGAAAACATGAacattcagaaaaatgaaagcatcagTATTTCATTCACTGTACGAACCAAAAGTAACAGACTTACATAACATCTCAACATGATGACATATCCATAGGGCttcaatatttttcctgttaccCTGGAGGTAACTTAGCAGCGCTCCATAAATAATTATCATCTGAGAAGGAGTCATTGCTAcagtttatttttactgtacttacataatattttaatatttagcaTTTAAATAGTCTAAAGCATTATTATAAAGTGTCAAAAATTTCAATTGACTAAAATTCAGATGATATAGTTTACATACAAAATGcaattgatttttaaagtgttttatccacaatttcccattttctttcttccaggaTAAATGCCTAAGAGTTGGAGAGGGTAAGCAGTGAGAACCTAAGTTATTGAGTATAAGGGGACAGCAGAAGCCCCAGTGCTATTCAGAAACTGCCTAAATTGTTTCTAAAAGTCTCTGCAATCTGATTTCACTGGAAGAAACTTTCCTCTAGCTCTATTccacccacagctcctccacACAAAAAAGGCTGTTCCATAGAAAAGCACTGTGCTGTGTTTCAGAAGAGCCCTTCCATATGTATCCAACAAACAACGCATCCTGCCAGATTGCACAGTGCAGGGAAAAGAATCATCCCATATCTGCACTATAGGATGCACACGGAATGTGACAAACAAGGTGGAATAAACAGTGGCCATTACCCTCATTTCAGGAGAACCTTTAGTGCCATTGCTTAATGCAGTCTAGCAAGAACAAGTGCAGAGGAGGTACAGGAATTTAATTCAGGATGCATTACCATTGTGCACAAACGTCAGcctcctttcttccctggaTTCTATATTAGATATCCAGATGTCATTGCAATGGATAAATGCCATCCAATTCGGATCAGCTGGACAAAGCTTGGGATCCATCCGGATATTTGGACAACTGGTCTCTACTAGAATGGGTCTTAAAGGCTGTTGCTGTTtcgaatttaaaaaaaaaaaaagcacagtaaGATATAACACAAGAACACATCCACCAAGTAACCTGGATTTTCAGAAGACCGCAGCAGTGTGGACACTGACTTCAAATACATGTTTAGAGAGGAATCTAttccacacacagaaaaataccaTGCAGATATTTTATAGGGAAAGTTGTGCCTCTACCAAGGTCGCACCAGGCCTCTTTCCCCAGAGCTGAGGATCAGCCCCAAATCAGAGGGCAGCTTGTGTAGAGAAGCCTGGCACACTCTTAAAAACAGCACCCTGAAAGGGGCTGGCAGAACATGCAACCTTGTCCTCCAAAAGCAACTCAAGATACAGTAAATTACCTCTGACAACAGGGTTAGACAAACACCAGGCATTTACTATAATAATAGTaaattttttcagctttgaagGCCAGCTTCAGCACCAGCAGAGTGAAGGCTGCTTGTTCTGCAAGTTGTACAGTCAAATGGTGTAAAAATGGTGTAACACATCCAGCACTGACCACAGAACAATGACCAGGAAACTGCAGCCTGGGGATAAAAGTTGTCTGATGTGATGTCTGACTCTGTGGAAGAGCATGGAgccttttgttgttttttatggACACTGCTAATcatgaaaaaccaaacaaatctgGCGTCCTGCCTTGCTGCCACCATTTTACCATTTCTTGTAGACCTGCATCTGAGTTTCTACAATCATGGAAACACACCCCTGTGGATAACCCTGTTGCCACTGTTATCAAGGTCACTTCCTGTGCTAATGCAATAACTACTGATAAATCAGCTCTCTGCTCTCACTCCAAGCCAAAGGAGGTTCTTGCCAGAGCAAAGTCCTGCAGAGAGACAGGAGATGAGTAAACTCACGGTGAATCCATGGGGGCCTCCATCTTTCACATGATAAATCCCACTCCCCGCCTGGAACAGGAAGGTGCCGCTCTCTCGGTGGTAATCATAGGAGGCAATCCCAACAGTGCCGATCCGCTTCCTCTCCCGCAGCAACTCCTCTTCCCGTGAGTACATCCCATAGTCCAGGATGGCctgaaaacaggcagagaagcCCAATCGACACCTCTGCTCTGCATGCTTACCCTGCTTCCAGGAGCAGATGGCTGAGCAGACATCCTCCTCCTCCGGAATCCTGCTGCCGGCTGGAAGCCAGCTCCGGTTTTGCCTCTGCCATCAGCACTCGTAGGTGCAGGCCATGATCAGATCCCACACAACTGTAAACTGACAGCCACTCCACCCATTGCAAGGCCAGCATTATTCCCAATATTCCCTGGTATAAGAAAGCTCAGACTGAGGGTCTGTTATTTCTAGAATGAGCCCGAGAGGCTTTGCTCACTTTCCCAGACATGCAGTGACTGGTCTGGTGGGAGGAGAGACCAGCCGGAGCTTTATGTCTGGCTGACAGCCCTGGTAAATAACATGGGGAAAAATACACTTCATTCCATGTGGGGTTTGTCCCACCTCCTCCAACCTGCCATGGtgcatgggatgggatggtgcAGGCTTGCTAtgtgcagcagggaaaagggaatccACATTCCAGTGAGTAGGAAAGGGATCCTCTGCTCTAGCATGAGTCATGGAGCCACTGACTGATCCTCGGGGGAATCATCACTTCCCCTGCAAGACAGCAGGGAAGTGATTGGAGACTACAGGCTCCTTCAGCAATCCCCAGGATCTCACAGCACAGAACTTGATGCAAATTAGCACTTGCAATCTCTGCCAGCAAAGGAATCATCCAGCACACAGAGGGGATGGAACTCCAAACACTGAGGAGAAAGCTGTGCTTCATTTTGGgatggctgcagggctggcacgTACAAGAAGAATCTTAAAATTTTTAAGACAATAAACTTCAAATTTTCAGGatgaaaaccccaaatcccacgtgcttgaagtaagaaaaaaatcaggaccCACCGGAAAAAGATCCAGAAGAGGcttccaggaaagcagcaggacagcagcttTGTTTATGGTTTTGGGAATTTCAGAATAGAAGAGTGTGTTCTCCCTGTTCTCCCCAGACATTGCTATAGAgaaagtgaggagaaaaaaaaaaaagtattagcTTTCTGTTAATAATCCAAACACTCTCAAAGGATGCCCGAGAACAATTTCCCAGGCCCTTCCTACCAGAGGAAGGACTGATGGTCTCTGCACTGCAGCCTCGCTCTGGGAATTCCCTGCTTTGCAGAAATGCAAGTcacagagaaggcagagaaCAATGACACCCAGGCTTACCCCACGCTGTCTGAAGCACTCTGTGTTTTCTTATTGCCCTTTTATTCCATAAGCTTTATAAATCAAGGAGGGCTTTTGTGCCAGTTCCCCTGTCTGGGATACACGGCCTGTGTTTCAAAAGTAACAGACCTTTAGGGAGGTTTGGACACccctttcctgctcctctccctcagTCATTGAAAGTCTCTCCTCAGTCAATGAAACATCATTCAGGTTTCTGAAGGCTCCTGCCCAGGCACATGGGGATCAGCCCAGAGGGAGCCAGGTGTGCTCCAGGGAAGGCCAAGCCTGGTCTATAGCTCAGGAAGTGGCACTTGGGAAACCAGAGCTCATCCCAGGGGAATCAATGTCAACACACCCATGATGTGCTTGAACTCAGCATCATCCAAGGATTATGACCCCCATCCtatgaaaaggggaaaaagagcagCAGTTTTCTGACTATGTCACTGCACGGCACACGCACTCTGTGAATCACAAACCTGAGCTTAAGCAAGTAGCCTAAGTGGCAAGCAGTGGGGCTATTAACATGGCACTGGTTCAGCCATTGCTTCTCTCCCTAATCCAGGTTTTCATGGATTTATGTTCAGCTACCACAGCTCTTGACAAAAGCATTTCTCTACCACAAGGCCTGCTCCAAAAAGCCACTCAGAGGGTTGCTCACGGTACTGCTTATGATGCCAAATCACTTCTATCAAATGAACATTAATTAGTGAAACAATGCACAAGTGAGGCACTGAATCCAAGAACAACAAACTACATaaagttttttattattaagaccaaaaatgttaagaaaagtATTTACTCTCTGAGCTGCCCCTGACCTACACTGCTATTTATTCCCCAGGGTTCCTGGAAAACCTGCTCCATTGGTAGCTGAAGCACAAAGGACTTCCAAAATTACAGTTAAAATCTCTGCTTTGGAAGGAAACTTTGAAGGAGAACAAGGTTCTACTCAACAGCTGTAATAAGAGAAAGGAGACGAACCTGCATAGCTTTTAGAGAGAGTATATACTTGGGGTGAGAGAAAAGGGACTGAACAGACTTCCAACTTGGGAACATGCCCCAAAGGATACTTCCGAGTTCTTTTCCAGGCCTAATGGGTCACCTCCAATCATGCTACTCCCATGGGAAATTACATCATAAGTTTTAATGAGATATTACAATCACAATCATGACTTTTGACCAGCCAGTGTGGCCTGGAATCCCTTTTGATTTAACTACCAGGAACACCCAGCTGTCAGGAACAGTCAATCCCAAACAGCCCTGCAGTGCTACTGTCACAGCCAGCTTACCCAGATAGTAGATCCTATCGGAATGAGGTCCTTCAGGAtcatttttcttcacaaatgTGAAGTCATGAGGGGCTTTTGCCATCATGTATCCATGATACTTCCGTGTATCTGTGAGTAGTTTCCGAAGCTGGCTCCAGGAATGCCTCTCTACATAGAAAGGTTCCAGTTTTGGCTGCTCCTCTCTCGGGACCTGCTCCTCATGACCTGCAGTCTCAAAGATTTCCAGGCCCGGCTGTTCAGTTTCCATGGCTGCTGCCATGTTGCATGTTTCTGGAAAAAACAGAACAGCTCCAGCAAACCCTCACTGCACACTCCGAACACACCCCACAGCAAAACTGCTTTAAGAAAACCATAATTTCATGTGGTGAATAAAACCCACGGCAGAAGGAAGAGGATTAGGAAAGATATTTCCACCCTGGAAAACAGGCTGGCACCACTCAGCCTTTCAGAATGGGACTAAAGACTTCATGAAGCCACAGATTTATTGTTGTGTTTCCCATGTCCACACATACCAGCCACTCATTTTAGTTCATGAAGTgaataaattcttcccttttAAGCTCCTACCTGCTTCTTTGCCCACAAGACCTGCACAAATATCACCTCACTACACTGATATCAGAACAGGGGATAATTAGGAgtggaggaagagctgggaCAAACAACTGCTTAGCAGAAATAACACTGGTAGCTGATCTGGAACCATCAGGCCACACAACAGGCTTAGGCACCTCATGTCCTTATTCCCATTATTCTCCCATAACTTCTTGGGTTTGTTTGTATCTCCTTTCAAACTAAGCCCAGAAGGGTCTAGCAGTGATCAACACTATTATATTGTCCCAATTACAAGTACCAGAAGGGGACACAGTGAAAAAAGCATTTCCCAAACAGATTTATCTGCAACACAAGTCTTACCTGCCCAACAGGTTGTTAATTCAGCAGGTATCTCTTCCTGCAGTCAGTCGTGCTTTACAAAGTGTATCTGAGCTGAAATTATCAGCCCGGACGTCTGGCAAGAGGAAACCAAGTCCTCCCACTGTAAATCCCAGAGCTGAGGGCAGCTCCAAAAGGACCCAAGCTATAAATTCCTGTCACATAGTTCATTTCTGGAGAGCCCAAGGTGTAGGGTTGTCAAACCtcaaagggagggagggggtgtCTATATAAAGCATGGAAAGACTGCACAAGTGTTGTGTACGCTGCTAGGGCAGAGCATGTTGGCCTAAGCCTGACAAACACTAATACAGCCTAAATAAAGCATTTCCCTCGAGCAAACAGGCACTGAAGGATCACTGGAGCTCAAGGCACAGGCTTGGacagctggcagagctctctGATGGACTGGCTCTCCCATGGCTCTACAGAGCAGCTGAGACATGTCCCCAGAAGAGTGAAAAAGATATGATCTGCACCTTGATACAAACCCATCTTAACACAAATAGTTTAGTTTCACCTTTGGCAACACAAACCAAGTAAACACAGATCCTTCTTCTGCCCATACTATTTACAGCACAAAAATCCAGAACAGAAGAGCCCTGTTCAACTGGAAGGAGGGTCCAAGGCATGCACCGAGCAGTGCTGTGCTCGAGACAGCGTCAGGAACTGACAATGAACCTTCAAACCTGAACCGCAAATCTCGTTTAATCTGCAGAAttccaacaaagaaaaaacctccTTTCCCCACCTACCCCCAGATGCTGCTATTTCTTAACCCGACCTACTTCTCGCAGGAAAAGGGATAAAAACCGAAAAACAGCAGACGTTAACGAGCCAATAGCAGTGGGAACGGCCACCCGGTACGGGAATGTCAGCCCAGGGTGATACTCCCAGGGATTCCTCCACGGCCGGGGACAGATCCCGGGGGTCCCTCCACGGCCGGTCAGATTTCGGGGGTTCCTCCACGACCGGGGACAGATCCCGGGGGACCCtccacagctgggagaggacaTCGGGGGGTCCCTCCACGGCCGGGAGCAGATCGCGGTAGGCTCTCCCCGGACAGAGGTAGATCCCAGGAGAGCCTCCACGGCCAGGGGCAGATCCCGGGGGAGCCTCCACGGCCAGGGGCAGATGCCGGGGCGCCCCCAAGGCCAGGGGCAGATCCCGGGGATCCCTCTACGGCCGGGGCGGCGGCCAGGCCTGGCCGGGGGCGGAAGGCCCGGCCGCCCCGGGTCAAGCCCCCTCCTCCCGCCAACCTCAGGAGTCCCAAGGCCCCCAGGGGTCCTCCCCGGAGCGGAGCCCCCTGC
The window above is part of the Corvus hawaiiensis isolate bCorHaw1 chromosome 13, bCorHaw1.pri.cur, whole genome shotgun sequence genome. Proteins encoded here:
- the DPP8 gene encoding dipeptidyl peptidase 8 isoform X2, with the translated sequence MAAAMETEQPGLEIFETAGHEEQVPREEQPKLEPFYVERHSWSQLRKLLTDTRKYHGYMMAKAPHDFTFVKKNDPEGPHSDRIYYLAMSGENRENTLFYSEIPKTINKAAVLLLSWKPLLDLFPAILDYGMYSREEELLRERKRIGTVGIASYDYHRESGTFLFQAGSGIYHVKDGGPHGFTQQPLRPILVETSCPNIRMDPKLCPADPNWMAFIHCNDIWISNIESREERRLTFVHNELANVEEDPKSAGVATFVLQEEFDRYTGYWWCPKAQPTLDGGKVLQILYEENDESEVEIIHVTSPMLETRRTDSFRYPKTGTANPKVTFKISEVTINAEGRIADVVDKELVQPFEILFEGVEYIARAGWTPEGK